Within Vicia villosa cultivar HV-30 ecotype Madison, WI linkage group LG1, Vvil1.0, whole genome shotgun sequence, the genomic segment ttggggcccgtgacgaaaggaagacgaacatatctgccacctgctgtttacactctatctagaaaggagaagaaaacattgtgtaagttcctcagtgaagtaaaagttccagaaggctactcttcagatattagaagacttgtgtccatgaaagacctcaagttaaagagtttgaagacgcatgattgccatgttataatggaacattttttaccaataggtatacgttctattctgccagaaaaagtaagaagcgcaataactaagctgtgtttcttcttcaggtctatttgcagtaaggtggtcgatcccgcgatcttaccaacattgcaaaatgagatagttgttactttatgtgatcttgaaatgtattttcctccctcgttttttgacataatggttcatctagtcgttcatcttgtgaaagagacacaactgtgcggaccagcttatatgagatggatgtaccctgctgaacgttatatgaaaatattaaaagggtacgtgaaaaacagaagtcgaccggagggttgtattgccgagcgatacgttgctgaagaagcggttgagttttgtactgaatatctgtcaaatgttcaatcaattggactccccaaatctcatattgtcgaaaaaaaagaagatgagcctttcattctagcctctcaagctaaacaagtgttctatgtcaatgatccgacaagtacgaaatggtctatagtgcttttatctaacaaaatagttgatgaaaaaattgaagatcaaggtgatattggtgttggcattgaatcttgtacaagaaacgatcaaaatgagaatgaatcttgtattagaaatgatcataatgagggtatttggatcaatccaaccgtccgcattgttaagagacgcgtagtacacaaacctaccaagaaaagaaagagacgttagtgataaaggtaatagtatacatagtccgactaatttgttttattcaatttggtgcatattctcgttttgtacataacttttgaaccatgtatccgcttgttgacttctttacatgtaactatactattttgacgattccggagctgctcatgcacttatctttacatttcgggactatttttttatcggttttgcttctgcccgtaatcaaaagtcgggcttagggtctgaatttcggaaaaccgactttgtttttgagtccgtggcgacgttttaccatagccatgtaaatttcgttcaattccgataactttctttttttacgcttattttgatttgtaccgatttcgtttccgatttacttgtacatgcatggtttgacttccatttgacttgtatagattgttagcttattaatagtgtactaatgtgctttagtttgtttgatacaggttcaatggcttcagatagagatgctccacctgaaaacccacctgaaaacttacaagaaaactcacaagaaagagttgcttcggatacaaatgctccacctgatactgaagcaaaagaggttgcacgaggcatcactattatgagggatatcatacgacatagagaccaaggattagtataccgattggaatggaattctgataaacaaccaattggtcctaattctgcaaagttgacaagttatattggtacacttgtccgtatgcatattccagtctccatagctacctggaaatcgaagacgaaaaatttagaattggaggagaaaaaacaagcgatttgggaagagcttcaggtatatatcatatatggttaattgttgttattatcttgacgataaattgtttaaattatttatactaacacactatgcgtactctttttgcagaggacttttgagataccagatgaacgtaaaagctacatacttagtttggccggcaagagatatagagggtggaaaagttttttgacaaacacctatcttaaggataaagatggaaaatttcttgaagttgcaccgggacggccaacaaagtatgcgaccttcattgatgaagcagattgggctgagtttgtaaagcaaagagatgaagcttttcagaaaaagagtgccacgaatagggagagagcatccaaacccgcgtatccatacaaaaaagggcgtttgggatatgcacgcttagaggataaaattgtaagtaaatagaaattcgatttaattaattgtctacatgtgcatgttttaattgacgattttatcgtttgtgtcaatgcatagttggaggagactaaaagtgaggaagcttcacttcctgtacatgtgttgtagcaggttcgtagcgtaccacccagtggtcctccgaagcaagcggcaagaaaaggcggtgcttttgtgcctcgataccgggcgacactcgcaacaatggttgatatgtccgatatgaaggatggtgctttacgggaaatcgatatggatgaaagtgtcttcggtattgagttcaagtcacatattacaattgacgacttgcaagagatttttgaccaggatcaactaggcgtcagtaatatgcaatcatacatccggtaatattcactcatccgatatattatttaattagtcccacaatataatttatttacacttttcaataaaaaaaatctaatgtttattatgtttttatttaaggttgttgtatgacagagtgttgcgcgggactgcattgtctaacagattccggttcgtgtcttccgcccattgcagcggaatggaaattgtttcggatccggaatctgttagacagcgcttagtcgatagattcatgtccaccggcaatacagaatgtctgcatctttgggcgtataatacccgaccagtagggttagtttctcattctttattcatctaatctctgtttctttagtgtatagcaatattttcatataacctattgttttaatttatagagcacactggttgctgcttgctatcaacccgataagggaagtcgtgtattatctgaattcggtaaagggtgaatggaccaattatccggccatgaaggaaatcgttgatttgtaagtgggatcgttctaaatatatattcgtgtatatttatatatttacttatttgtgggattgatctaaacatatgcttttatatatttgttaattagatcaatacaagtattccgtagtcaacgggacgcacaggtatcccggactaaatcaaacaacatcacctggatcgaagtgcaggtacattacttttcacaaatttgcttataatatttatgctacttggtaaaacaagacaacttatatagaatcttatttgtttttctatgtagtgtccgatacagcgtaacagttcagactgcggatactttgtattgaggtttatgaaagaaatcattcaggcgaatcaattagagattcctcccacggtataaagttataacttaagataatttcatataatttattacatttacctaaatatattattcatattatgtttttgttttatagtaccttgacgaattccgtgctgctgggtactcgaagctaaagttagaagaaatcaaagaggaattgtgtcaattttatattaagcaatttttcatgcagatttgaactataatattgttgattttgtaatgatgtatatatataattttgtaatgatgtatatatataattttggatattataatggtatatattagtatatatattgtcttactgatggctgaaataatatagtcgaaaatatattacaggtcgaaaatatattacaggtcgaaaatattacaggtcgaaaacattacaggtcgactgggaggattaaattataggctgcacataaaaatacctcatttagcaactacagcgcttctaaaaagcgctcttaaaggtccacatactagagcgcttcttagtaaaagcgctggcaaagaccagtaaaaaagcaaaaaaa encodes:
- the LOC131613461 gene encoding uncharacterized protein LOC131613461, which translates into the protein MDESVFGIEFKSHITIDDLQEIFDQDQLGVSNMQSYIRLLYDRVLRGTALSNRFRFVSSAHCSGMEIVSDPESVRQRLVDRFMSTGNTECLHLWAYNTRPVGAHWLLLAINPIREVVYYLNSVKGEWTNYPAMKEIVDLSIQVFRSQRDAQVSRTKSNNITWIEVQCPIQRNSSDCGYFVLRFMKEIIQANQLEIPPTYLDEFRAAGYSKLKLEEIKEELCQFYIKQFFMQI